From a region of the Sander lucioperca isolate FBNREF2018 chromosome 8, SLUC_FBN_1.2, whole genome shotgun sequence genome:
- the LOC116043209 gene encoding nck-associated protein 5-like isoform X7, which produces MVTLQQHFSSMEETVRTLLKNQDSLEGPKVDPLDLMKAYKDKLLEEMWKQQGSLEGPTAPAAEMPAWPEAGAGSDENSKDSNPLLERLRALEAENSALSMENDNQRKQYERCLDEVANQVVQALLTQKDLKEECVKLRTRVFDLEQQNRILSVLFQQRVKMSTIPVSQEVQRNGKAGIPAGRWPSLLSLTCPRSSGSGSGSELSLSSACSEYSSGSHTWAEGRGFSKQCAASRDKRMSTGSVSSNHSAPIEQTDLGWKEGHILKGLKRLQMCSSKEASSHASVPHCKDCETSNEGIYSFGVKCGQQGSTGKQVAPTNKPFKAGGGTAALDSDDADDDSTKLQSRESSDQPTKELVCLEELVVTRDDENNFQEGPVKLADNSGIFPSPVTDNFLFLEGPTVKPGLSPTDSLTHPEEKNKDLLEKHKPSGMKLSDRNNNQERSTDRKSRLDHVKRQQGRLAVKQVEAGDGSSPIQHSAKRAVSFESVARQRSSSMEVPHCRDQATQAGSQDYTISESPQRKPKPQLCDSARKAFILRSKSADGGKEQTKHTHSPLHQKLIKGHRSKGQSNPPGHNVPSERTTLSKTHCSSKGPLSKVEKDEDIAVSTSSKSLKNVRSPLASPVKHSKTFKSPTKSPLQSSRLQSSNESVEESIYDNLPCSPRKQRRRDKHCDVSRSELRSPSPPPPPGRTTSLVLRPSCDSLPKTYTSTGQAQSLTTGKTTSSTTKHQSNLASISQPQQSNTAMGNAPQMGADGKTLKDIPANLYHTNSSQMPPVPVQESLESVQLSMDRTATCHDEHGAPSIFPSQSILQRSQQSISEPKLSEVLPQAYSNVYYHGIANNPQSSTSRAAKMALPANAKSHEAISGQETSTFLVFGRHNKDDTNSSAKSIHTFQTFTCDPQMIPECGAHDKVRRKIDTRCNSLDSEPSVQPVASDSGVMLDWGFDEEGWLFKRSVSVSTRPPLKPVMGMNGAKARSQSFGARYMDRPSFNRSGKVRTQIKTHSGSSLNSLSDVLPGSMSCSSSYHCPMNRSLLNNFLIEEGLTVPSHLGSSSERLQSLKLQREQARRLQIEQQFSSAFGEPVSEEPERQSTITTIEEKVMLGIEENLHKSQEQERTSEVKQKSGSTLANWFGFRKSKLPAPSSKKADPPKVKEDKREQKITSLLGGKQTKSDKKRDRRKSDGKDCSVGRRESHDAVRACISMPCPGMSLNEIQGHSDIIGDPKMQMMNLRADGENGSTAKNPNQDAVIVSRQK; this is translated from the exons GCGGAGAACTCTGCTCTGTCCATGGAAAACGACAATCAGAGGAAGCAGTATGAACGCTGTCTGGATGAA GTGGCTAACCAGGTGGTCCAGGCCCTCCTCACACAGAAG GACTTGAAAGAGGAGTGTGTGAAGCTGCGGACCCGTGTGTTTGACCTGGAGCAGCAAAACCGCATTCTGAGTGTGCTGTTTCAACAACGTGTCAAAATGTCCACGATTCCTGTCTCCCAG GAGGTCCAAAGGAACGGAAAAGCAGGTATTCCTGCAGGAAGGTGGCCCAGCCTGCTGAGTCTAACATGCCCACGCAGTAGTGGTAGCGGCAGTGGCAGTGAACTGTCACTATCCAGTGCTTGTAGTGAGTACTCCAGTGGCTCCCACACTTGGGCAGAAGGACGTGGATTCTCCAAGCAG TGTGCCGCAAGCCGGGACAAAAGGATGAGTACGGGTTCAGTATCCAGCAATCACTCTGCACCCATCGAGCAGACAGACCTGGGATGGAAGGAAGGCCACATTCTGAAAGGACTTAAGCGTCTCCAAATGTGCAGCTCCAAAGAGGCGTCCTCACATGCATCTGTTCCACACTGCAAAGACTGTGAAACCTCCAACGAGGGCATATATTCGTTTGGTGTGAAGTGTGGCCAACAAGGAAGTACAGGCAAGCAAGTAGCCCCtacaaataaacctttcaagGCCGGAGGAGGGACTGCTGCCCTAGACTCTGATGATGCAGATGATGATTCAACTAAATTACAAAGTAGGGAATCCAGTGACCAACCAACAAAAGAGCTTGTTTGCTTGGAGGAACTAGTTGTTACAAGAGATGATGAGAACAATTTTCAAGAAGGCCCTGTTAAACTTGCAGATAATTCTGGTATTTTTCCCTCACCTGTCACAGACAACTTCTTATTTTTGGAGGGCCCCACAGTAAAACCTGGTTTAAGTCCAACTGATAGCCTTACGCATCcggaggaaaaaaacaaagacttACTAGAAAAACACAAGCCTTCAGGCATGAagttaagtgacagaaacaataACCAGGAAAGGTCTACTGACCGTAAGTCCAGACTGGATCATGTCAAAAGACAACAGGGCAGACTTGCAGTCAAGCAAGTCGAAGCAGGTGATGGGAGCTCTCCTATTCAGCATTCTGCAAAAAGAGCTGTGAGCTTTGAGAGTGTAGCCAGACAGCGCAGCTCCTCAATGGAGGTTCCTCACTGCAGAGACCAGGCGACTCAAGCTGGCAGCCAGGACTACACCATCTCAGAATCTCCACAGAGGAAACCAAAACCTCAGCTGTGTGACTCAGCAAGAAAGGCTTTCATTCTGCGGAGCAAGAGTGCGGATGGAGGGAAAGAACAAACGAAGCATACGCATTCTCCTCTCCACCAAAAGCTTATTAAGGGTCACAGGTCCAAAGGACAGTCAAACCCTCCTGGGCACAATGTTCCTAGCGAAAGGACAACTCTCAGTAAAACACATTGTTCAAGCAAGGGACCATTATCTAAAGTTGAGAAAGATGAGGACATTGCGGTATCAACAAGTTCCAAGTCTCTCAAGAATGTGCGCTCTCCCCTTGCTTCCCCTGTGAAACATTCAAAGACATTTAAGAGCCCAACAAAATCACCTTTGCAAAGCTCTAGACTTCAATCAAGCAATGAGTCTGTGGAAGAGAGCATCTATGACAACTTACCCTGCTCACCGCGAAAACAACGGCGCCGAGACAAGCACTGTGATGTTTCCCGTTCAGAACTTAGGTCcccttcaccaccaccacccccagGTCGAACTACTTCTCTTGTCCTTAGGCCCAGTTGTGACAGCTTACCCAAAACATATACATCTACAGGTCAGGCTCAAAGCTTGACTACTGGGAAGACAACATCGAGCACCACCAAGCACCAATCAAATCTTGCTTCTATTTCACAGCCGCAACAATCCAATACGGCAATGGGCAATGCCCCACAAATGGGTGCTGATGGTAAGACACTGAAAGATATCCCTGCTAATCTCTACCATACCAACTCATCCCAGATGCCACCTGTCCCAGTTCAAGAGTCTTTAGAGTCAGTCCAGCTATCTATGGACAGAACTGCCACATGCCATGATGAACATGGTGCTCCCTCTATATTTCCAAGTCAGAGCATCTTACAGAGATCCCAACAGAGCATTAGTGAGCCAAAACTTTCAGAAGTCCTGCCTCAGGCATATTCTAATGTTTACTACCATGGGATTGCGAATAATCCTCAGAGTTCCACCTCAAGAGCTGCAAAAATGGCTCTTCCTGCAAATGCTAAATCTCACGAGGCAATCTCTGGACAGGAAACCAGTACCTTCCTAGTTTTCGGGAGACATAACAAAGATGATACAAACTCTTCTGCAAAAAGTATCCACACCTTTCAGACTTTTACGTGTGATCCCCAGATGATACCTGAATGTGGAGCCCATGACAAAGTCCGCAGAAAGATTGACACCCGCTGTAACTCACTGGATTCTGAGCCCTCAGTTCAGCCTGTTGCTTCTGACAGCGGTGTCATGTTAGATTGGGGATTTGATGAGGAAGGTTGGCTGTTTAAAcggtctgtgtctgtgtcaacCAGACCTCCCCTTAAGCCTGTAATGGGCATGAATGGGGCTAAGGCTCGTAGTCAGAGCTTTGGTGCACGCTACATGGACAGGCCAAGCTTCAACAGATCTGGAAAGGTCCGTACCCAGATCAAAACGCACTCAGGGAGCTCCTTGAACTCTCTTAGTGATGTCCTTCCAGGAAGTATGAGTTGCTCTAGTAGCTACCATTGTCCAATGAACCGATCCCTTTTGAACAACTTCTTGATTGAAGAGGGCCTGACAGTTCCTTCACATTTGGGGTCCTCCAGTGAAAGACTTCAGAGTCTTAAACTCCAACGAGAGCAGGCTAGGCGCCTTCAGATTGAGCAACAGTTTTCAAGCGCCTTTGGCGAGCCAGTTTCTGAAGAACCAGAGAGACAAAGTACTATAACCACAATCGAAGAGAAAGTGATGCTCGGCATAGAGGAGAACTTGCACAAGTCTCAGGAACAGGAGAGAACCAGCGAAGTGAAGCAAAAATCTGGCTCAACTTTGGCAAATTGGTTTGGTTTTCGTAAGAGTAAGCTTCCTGCTCCAAGCAGCAAAAAGGCTGATCCACCGAAAGTAAAAGAGGACAAGAGGGAGCAAAAGATTACATCACTTCTGGGAGGAAAGCAGACAAAGTCtgacaaaaagagagacagaagaaaaagcGATGGAAAAGACTG CTCTGTTGGGAGAAGAGAGTCTCATGATGCAGTGCGGGCATGCATCTCAATGCCTTGCCCAGGAATGTCCCTGAATGAGATCCAAGGACATTCAGACATCATCGGGGACCCAAag atgcAGATGATGAACCTGAGAGCCGATGGTGAAAATGGATCCACAGCGAAGAACCCCAACCAGGATGCTGTAATAG TTTCCAGACAGAAGTGA
- the LOC116043209 gene encoding nck-associated protein 5-like isoform X6, giving the protein MVTLQQHFSSMEETVRTLLKNQDSLEGPKVDPLDLMKAYKDKLLEEMWKQQGSLEGPTAPAAEMPAWPEAGAGSDENSKDSNPLLERLRALEAENSALSMENDNQRKQYERCLDEVANQVVQALLTQKDLKEECVKLRTRVFDLEQQNRILSVLFQQRVKMSTIPVSQEVQRNGKAGIPAGRWPSLLSLTCPRSSGSGSGSELSLSSACSEYSSGSHTWAEGRGFSKQCAASRDKRMSTGSVSSNHSAPIEQTDLGWKEGHILKGLKRLQMCSSKEASSHASVPHCKDCETSNEGIYSFGVKCGQQGSTGKQVAPTNKPFKAGGGTAALDSDDADDDSTKLQSRESSDQPTKELVCLEELVVTRDDENNFQEGPVKLADNSGIFPSPVTDNFLFLEGPTVKPGLSPTDSLTHPEEKNKDLLEKHKPSGMKLSDRNNNQERSTDRKSRLDHVKRQQGRLAVKQVEAGDGSSPIQHSAKRAVSFESVARQRSSSMEVPHCRDQATQAGSQDYTISESPQRKPKPQLCDSARKAFILRSKSADGGKEQTKHTHSPLHQKLIKGHRSKGQSNPPGHNVPSERTTLSKTHCSSKGPLSKVEKDEDIAVSTSSKSLKNVRSPLASPVKHSKTFKSPTKSPLQSSRLQSSNESVEESIYDNLPCSPRKQRRRDKHCDVSRSELRSPSPPPPPGRTTSLVLRPSCDSLPKTYTSTGQAQSLTTGKTTSSTTKHQSNLASISQPQQSNTAMGNAPQMGADGKTLKDIPANLYHTNSSQMPPVPVQESLESVQLSMDRTATCHDEHGAPSIFPSQSILQRSQQSISEPKLSEVLPQAYSNVYYHGIANNPQSSTSRAAKMALPANAKSHEAISGQETSTFLVFGRHNKDDTNSSAKSIHTFQTFTCDPQMIPECGAHDKVRRKIDTRCNSLDSEPSVQPVASDSGVMLDWGFDEEGWLFKRSVSVSTRPPLKPVMGMNGAKARSQSFGARYMDRPSFNRSGKVRTQIKTHSGSSLNSLSDVLPGSMSCSSSYHCPMNRSLLNNFLIEEGLTVPSHLGSSSERLQSLKLQREQARRLQIEQQFSSAFGEPVSEEPERQSTITTIEEKVMLGIEENLHKSQEQERTSEVKQKSGSTLANWFGFRKSKLPAPSSKKADPPKVKEDKREQKITSLLGGKQTKSDKKRDRRKSDGKDCSVGRRESHDAVRACISMPCPGMSLNEIQGHSDIIGDPKMQMMNLRADGENGSTAKNPNQDAVIEFMKLTESTSSKESSNELDLSL; this is encoded by the exons GCGGAGAACTCTGCTCTGTCCATGGAAAACGACAATCAGAGGAAGCAGTATGAACGCTGTCTGGATGAA GTGGCTAACCAGGTGGTCCAGGCCCTCCTCACACAGAAG GACTTGAAAGAGGAGTGTGTGAAGCTGCGGACCCGTGTGTTTGACCTGGAGCAGCAAAACCGCATTCTGAGTGTGCTGTTTCAACAACGTGTCAAAATGTCCACGATTCCTGTCTCCCAG GAGGTCCAAAGGAACGGAAAAGCAGGTATTCCTGCAGGAAGGTGGCCCAGCCTGCTGAGTCTAACATGCCCACGCAGTAGTGGTAGCGGCAGTGGCAGTGAACTGTCACTATCCAGTGCTTGTAGTGAGTACTCCAGTGGCTCCCACACTTGGGCAGAAGGACGTGGATTCTCCAAGCAG TGTGCCGCAAGCCGGGACAAAAGGATGAGTACGGGTTCAGTATCCAGCAATCACTCTGCACCCATCGAGCAGACAGACCTGGGATGGAAGGAAGGCCACATTCTGAAAGGACTTAAGCGTCTCCAAATGTGCAGCTCCAAAGAGGCGTCCTCACATGCATCTGTTCCACACTGCAAAGACTGTGAAACCTCCAACGAGGGCATATATTCGTTTGGTGTGAAGTGTGGCCAACAAGGAAGTACAGGCAAGCAAGTAGCCCCtacaaataaacctttcaagGCCGGAGGAGGGACTGCTGCCCTAGACTCTGATGATGCAGATGATGATTCAACTAAATTACAAAGTAGGGAATCCAGTGACCAACCAACAAAAGAGCTTGTTTGCTTGGAGGAACTAGTTGTTACAAGAGATGATGAGAACAATTTTCAAGAAGGCCCTGTTAAACTTGCAGATAATTCTGGTATTTTTCCCTCACCTGTCACAGACAACTTCTTATTTTTGGAGGGCCCCACAGTAAAACCTGGTTTAAGTCCAACTGATAGCCTTACGCATCcggaggaaaaaaacaaagacttACTAGAAAAACACAAGCCTTCAGGCATGAagttaagtgacagaaacaataACCAGGAAAGGTCTACTGACCGTAAGTCCAGACTGGATCATGTCAAAAGACAACAGGGCAGACTTGCAGTCAAGCAAGTCGAAGCAGGTGATGGGAGCTCTCCTATTCAGCATTCTGCAAAAAGAGCTGTGAGCTTTGAGAGTGTAGCCAGACAGCGCAGCTCCTCAATGGAGGTTCCTCACTGCAGAGACCAGGCGACTCAAGCTGGCAGCCAGGACTACACCATCTCAGAATCTCCACAGAGGAAACCAAAACCTCAGCTGTGTGACTCAGCAAGAAAGGCTTTCATTCTGCGGAGCAAGAGTGCGGATGGAGGGAAAGAACAAACGAAGCATACGCATTCTCCTCTCCACCAAAAGCTTATTAAGGGTCACAGGTCCAAAGGACAGTCAAACCCTCCTGGGCACAATGTTCCTAGCGAAAGGACAACTCTCAGTAAAACACATTGTTCAAGCAAGGGACCATTATCTAAAGTTGAGAAAGATGAGGACATTGCGGTATCAACAAGTTCCAAGTCTCTCAAGAATGTGCGCTCTCCCCTTGCTTCCCCTGTGAAACATTCAAAGACATTTAAGAGCCCAACAAAATCACCTTTGCAAAGCTCTAGACTTCAATCAAGCAATGAGTCTGTGGAAGAGAGCATCTATGACAACTTACCCTGCTCACCGCGAAAACAACGGCGCCGAGACAAGCACTGTGATGTTTCCCGTTCAGAACTTAGGTCcccttcaccaccaccacccccagGTCGAACTACTTCTCTTGTCCTTAGGCCCAGTTGTGACAGCTTACCCAAAACATATACATCTACAGGTCAGGCTCAAAGCTTGACTACTGGGAAGACAACATCGAGCACCACCAAGCACCAATCAAATCTTGCTTCTATTTCACAGCCGCAACAATCCAATACGGCAATGGGCAATGCCCCACAAATGGGTGCTGATGGTAAGACACTGAAAGATATCCCTGCTAATCTCTACCATACCAACTCATCCCAGATGCCACCTGTCCCAGTTCAAGAGTCTTTAGAGTCAGTCCAGCTATCTATGGACAGAACTGCCACATGCCATGATGAACATGGTGCTCCCTCTATATTTCCAAGTCAGAGCATCTTACAGAGATCCCAACAGAGCATTAGTGAGCCAAAACTTTCAGAAGTCCTGCCTCAGGCATATTCTAATGTTTACTACCATGGGATTGCGAATAATCCTCAGAGTTCCACCTCAAGAGCTGCAAAAATGGCTCTTCCTGCAAATGCTAAATCTCACGAGGCAATCTCTGGACAGGAAACCAGTACCTTCCTAGTTTTCGGGAGACATAACAAAGATGATACAAACTCTTCTGCAAAAAGTATCCACACCTTTCAGACTTTTACGTGTGATCCCCAGATGATACCTGAATGTGGAGCCCATGACAAAGTCCGCAGAAAGATTGACACCCGCTGTAACTCACTGGATTCTGAGCCCTCAGTTCAGCCTGTTGCTTCTGACAGCGGTGTCATGTTAGATTGGGGATTTGATGAGGAAGGTTGGCTGTTTAAAcggtctgtgtctgtgtcaacCAGACCTCCCCTTAAGCCTGTAATGGGCATGAATGGGGCTAAGGCTCGTAGTCAGAGCTTTGGTGCACGCTACATGGACAGGCCAAGCTTCAACAGATCTGGAAAGGTCCGTACCCAGATCAAAACGCACTCAGGGAGCTCCTTGAACTCTCTTAGTGATGTCCTTCCAGGAAGTATGAGTTGCTCTAGTAGCTACCATTGTCCAATGAACCGATCCCTTTTGAACAACTTCTTGATTGAAGAGGGCCTGACAGTTCCTTCACATTTGGGGTCCTCCAGTGAAAGACTTCAGAGTCTTAAACTCCAACGAGAGCAGGCTAGGCGCCTTCAGATTGAGCAACAGTTTTCAAGCGCCTTTGGCGAGCCAGTTTCTGAAGAACCAGAGAGACAAAGTACTATAACCACAATCGAAGAGAAAGTGATGCTCGGCATAGAGGAGAACTTGCACAAGTCTCAGGAACAGGAGAGAACCAGCGAAGTGAAGCAAAAATCTGGCTCAACTTTGGCAAATTGGTTTGGTTTTCGTAAGAGTAAGCTTCCTGCTCCAAGCAGCAAAAAGGCTGATCCACCGAAAGTAAAAGAGGACAAGAGGGAGCAAAAGATTACATCACTTCTGGGAGGAAAGCAGACAAAGTCtgacaaaaagagagacagaagaaaaagcGATGGAAAAGACTG CTCTGTTGGGAGAAGAGAGTCTCATGATGCAGTGCGGGCATGCATCTCAATGCCTTGCCCAGGAATGTCCCTGAATGAGATCCAAGGACATTCAGACATCATCGGGGACCCAAag atgcAGATGATGAACCTGAGAGCCGATGGTGAAAATGGATCCACAGCGAAGAACCCCAACCAGGATGCTGTAATAG
- the LOC116043209 gene encoding nck-associated protein 5-like isoform X5, with the protein MVTLQQHFSSMEETVRTLLKNQDSLEGPKVDPLDLMKAYKDKLLEEMWKQQGSLEGPTAPAAEMPAWPEAGAGSDENSKDSNPLLERLRALEAENSALSMENDNQRKQYERCLDEVANQVVQALLTQKDLKEECVKLRTRVFDLEQQNRILSVLFQQRVKMSTIPVSQEVQRNGKAGIPAGRWPSLLSLTCPRSSGSGSGSELSLSSACSEYSSGSHTWAEGRGFSKQCAASRDKRMSTGSVSSNHSAPIEQTDLGWKEGHILKGLKRLQMCSSKEASSHASVPHCKDCETSNEGIYSFGVKCGQQGSTGKQVAPTNKPFKAGGGTAALDSDDADDDSTKLQSRESSDQPTKELVCLEELVVTRDDENNFQEGPVKLADNSGIFPSPVTDNFLFLEGPTVKPGLSPTDSLTHPEEKNKDLLEKHKPSGMKLSDRNNNQERSTDRKSRLDHVKRQQGRLAVKQVEAGDGSSPIQHSAKRAVSFESVARQRSSSMEVPHCRDQATQAGSQDYTISESPQRKPKPQLCDSARKAFILRSKSADGGKEQTKHTHSPLHQKLIKGHRSKGQSNPPGHNVPSERTTLSKTHCSSKGPLSKVEKDEDIAVSTSSKSLKNVRSPLASPVKHSKTFKSPTKSPLQSSRLQSSNESVEESIYDNLPCSPRKQRRRDKHCDVSRSELRSPSPPPPPGRTTSLVLRPSCDSLPKTYTSTGQAQSLTTGKTTSSTTKHQSNLASISQPQQSNTAMGNAPQMGADGKTLKDIPANLYHTNSSQMPPVPVQESLESVQLSMDRTATCHDEHGAPSIFPSQSILQRSQQSISEPKLSEVLPQAYSNVYYHGIANNPQSSTSRAAKMALPANAKSHEAISGQETSTFLVFGRHNKDDTNSSAKSIHTFQTFTCDPQMIPECGAHDKVRRKIDTRCNSLDSEPSVQPVASDSGVMLDWGFDEEGWLFKRSVSVSTRPPLKPVMGMNGAKARSQSFGARYMDRPSFNRSGKVRTQIKTHSGSSLNSLSDVLPGSMSCSSSYHCPMNRSLLNNFLIEEGLTVPSHLGSSSERLQSLKLQREQARRLQIEQQFSSAFGEPVSEEPERQSTITTIEEKVMLGIEENLHKSQEQERTSEVKQKSGSTLANWFGFRKSKLPAPSSKKADPPKVKEDKREQKITSLLGGKQTKSDKKRDRRKSDGKDCSVGRRESHDAVRACISMPCPGMSLNEIQGHSDIIGDPKMQMMNLRADGENGSTAKNPNQDAVIGGMEPKKLTYIKSKTRSTPSQQKEQTRLQLAN; encoded by the exons GCGGAGAACTCTGCTCTGTCCATGGAAAACGACAATCAGAGGAAGCAGTATGAACGCTGTCTGGATGAA GTGGCTAACCAGGTGGTCCAGGCCCTCCTCACACAGAAG GACTTGAAAGAGGAGTGTGTGAAGCTGCGGACCCGTGTGTTTGACCTGGAGCAGCAAAACCGCATTCTGAGTGTGCTGTTTCAACAACGTGTCAAAATGTCCACGATTCCTGTCTCCCAG GAGGTCCAAAGGAACGGAAAAGCAGGTATTCCTGCAGGAAGGTGGCCCAGCCTGCTGAGTCTAACATGCCCACGCAGTAGTGGTAGCGGCAGTGGCAGTGAACTGTCACTATCCAGTGCTTGTAGTGAGTACTCCAGTGGCTCCCACACTTGGGCAGAAGGACGTGGATTCTCCAAGCAG TGTGCCGCAAGCCGGGACAAAAGGATGAGTACGGGTTCAGTATCCAGCAATCACTCTGCACCCATCGAGCAGACAGACCTGGGATGGAAGGAAGGCCACATTCTGAAAGGACTTAAGCGTCTCCAAATGTGCAGCTCCAAAGAGGCGTCCTCACATGCATCTGTTCCACACTGCAAAGACTGTGAAACCTCCAACGAGGGCATATATTCGTTTGGTGTGAAGTGTGGCCAACAAGGAAGTACAGGCAAGCAAGTAGCCCCtacaaataaacctttcaagGCCGGAGGAGGGACTGCTGCCCTAGACTCTGATGATGCAGATGATGATTCAACTAAATTACAAAGTAGGGAATCCAGTGACCAACCAACAAAAGAGCTTGTTTGCTTGGAGGAACTAGTTGTTACAAGAGATGATGAGAACAATTTTCAAGAAGGCCCTGTTAAACTTGCAGATAATTCTGGTATTTTTCCCTCACCTGTCACAGACAACTTCTTATTTTTGGAGGGCCCCACAGTAAAACCTGGTTTAAGTCCAACTGATAGCCTTACGCATCcggaggaaaaaaacaaagacttACTAGAAAAACACAAGCCTTCAGGCATGAagttaagtgacagaaacaataACCAGGAAAGGTCTACTGACCGTAAGTCCAGACTGGATCATGTCAAAAGACAACAGGGCAGACTTGCAGTCAAGCAAGTCGAAGCAGGTGATGGGAGCTCTCCTATTCAGCATTCTGCAAAAAGAGCTGTGAGCTTTGAGAGTGTAGCCAGACAGCGCAGCTCCTCAATGGAGGTTCCTCACTGCAGAGACCAGGCGACTCAAGCTGGCAGCCAGGACTACACCATCTCAGAATCTCCACAGAGGAAACCAAAACCTCAGCTGTGTGACTCAGCAAGAAAGGCTTTCATTCTGCGGAGCAAGAGTGCGGATGGAGGGAAAGAACAAACGAAGCATACGCATTCTCCTCTCCACCAAAAGCTTATTAAGGGTCACAGGTCCAAAGGACAGTCAAACCCTCCTGGGCACAATGTTCCTAGCGAAAGGACAACTCTCAGTAAAACACATTGTTCAAGCAAGGGACCATTATCTAAAGTTGAGAAAGATGAGGACATTGCGGTATCAACAAGTTCCAAGTCTCTCAAGAATGTGCGCTCTCCCCTTGCTTCCCCTGTGAAACATTCAAAGACATTTAAGAGCCCAACAAAATCACCTTTGCAAAGCTCTAGACTTCAATCAAGCAATGAGTCTGTGGAAGAGAGCATCTATGACAACTTACCCTGCTCACCGCGAAAACAACGGCGCCGAGACAAGCACTGTGATGTTTCCCGTTCAGAACTTAGGTCcccttcaccaccaccacccccagGTCGAACTACTTCTCTTGTCCTTAGGCCCAGTTGTGACAGCTTACCCAAAACATATACATCTACAGGTCAGGCTCAAAGCTTGACTACTGGGAAGACAACATCGAGCACCACCAAGCACCAATCAAATCTTGCTTCTATTTCACAGCCGCAACAATCCAATACGGCAATGGGCAATGCCCCACAAATGGGTGCTGATGGTAAGACACTGAAAGATATCCCTGCTAATCTCTACCATACCAACTCATCCCAGATGCCACCTGTCCCAGTTCAAGAGTCTTTAGAGTCAGTCCAGCTATCTATGGACAGAACTGCCACATGCCATGATGAACATGGTGCTCCCTCTATATTTCCAAGTCAGAGCATCTTACAGAGATCCCAACAGAGCATTAGTGAGCCAAAACTTTCAGAAGTCCTGCCTCAGGCATATTCTAATGTTTACTACCATGGGATTGCGAATAATCCTCAGAGTTCCACCTCAAGAGCTGCAAAAATGGCTCTTCCTGCAAATGCTAAATCTCACGAGGCAATCTCTGGACAGGAAACCAGTACCTTCCTAGTTTTCGGGAGACATAACAAAGATGATACAAACTCTTCTGCAAAAAGTATCCACACCTTTCAGACTTTTACGTGTGATCCCCAGATGATACCTGAATGTGGAGCCCATGACAAAGTCCGCAGAAAGATTGACACCCGCTGTAACTCACTGGATTCTGAGCCCTCAGTTCAGCCTGTTGCTTCTGACAGCGGTGTCATGTTAGATTGGGGATTTGATGAGGAAGGTTGGCTGTTTAAAcggtctgtgtctgtgtcaacCAGACCTCCCCTTAAGCCTGTAATGGGCATGAATGGGGCTAAGGCTCGTAGTCAGAGCTTTGGTGCACGCTACATGGACAGGCCAAGCTTCAACAGATCTGGAAAGGTCCGTACCCAGATCAAAACGCACTCAGGGAGCTCCTTGAACTCTCTTAGTGATGTCCTTCCAGGAAGTATGAGTTGCTCTAGTAGCTACCATTGTCCAATGAACCGATCCCTTTTGAACAACTTCTTGATTGAAGAGGGCCTGACAGTTCCTTCACATTTGGGGTCCTCCAGTGAAAGACTTCAGAGTCTTAAACTCCAACGAGAGCAGGCTAGGCGCCTTCAGATTGAGCAACAGTTTTCAAGCGCCTTTGGCGAGCCAGTTTCTGAAGAACCAGAGAGACAAAGTACTATAACCACAATCGAAGAGAAAGTGATGCTCGGCATAGAGGAGAACTTGCACAAGTCTCAGGAACAGGAGAGAACCAGCGAAGTGAAGCAAAAATCTGGCTCAACTTTGGCAAATTGGTTTGGTTTTCGTAAGAGTAAGCTTCCTGCTCCAAGCAGCAAAAAGGCTGATCCACCGAAAGTAAAAGAGGACAAGAGGGAGCAAAAGATTACATCACTTCTGGGAGGAAAGCAGACAAAGTCtgacaaaaagagagacagaagaaaaagcGATGGAAAAGACTG CTCTGTTGGGAGAAGAGAGTCTCATGATGCAGTGCGGGCATGCATCTCAATGCCTTGCCCAGGAATGTCCCTGAATGAGATCCAAGGACATTCAGACATCATCGGGGACCCAAag atgcAGATGATGAACCTGAGAGCCGATGGTGAAAATGGATCCACAGCGAAGAACCCCAACCAGGATGCTGTAATAG